One Theropithecus gelada isolate Dixy chromosome 3, Tgel_1.0, whole genome shotgun sequence genomic window carries:
- the GHRHR gene encoding growth hormone-releasing hormone receptor isoform X1 — translation MEGATAGLTMDRRMWGAHVLCVLSPLPTVLGHMHPECDFITQLREDESACLQAAEEMPNATLGCPRTWDGLLCWPMAGSGEWVTLPCPDFFSHFSSESGAVKRDCTITGWSEPFPPYPVACPVPLELLAEEESYFSTVKIIYTMGHSISIVALFVAITILVALRRLHCPRNYVHTQLFTTFILKAGAVFLKDAALFHSDDTDYCSFSTVLCKVSVAASHFATMTNFSWLLAEAVYLTCLLASTSPSSRRAFWWLVLAGWGLPVLFTGTWVGCKLAFEDIACWDLDNSSPYWWIIKGPIVLSVGVNFGLFLNIIRILVRKLEPAQGSLHTQSQYWRLSKSTLFLIPLFGIHYIIFNFLPDNAGLGIRLPLELGLGSFQGFIVAILYCFLNQEVRTEISRKWHGHDPELLPAWRTRAKWTTPSRSAAKVLTSMC, via the exons ATGGAGGGAGCCACTGCTGGACTCACCATGGACCGCCGGATGTGGGGGGCCCACGTCCTCTGCGTGTTGAGTCCGTTACCGACC GTATTGGGCCACATGCACCCAGAATGTGACTTCATCACCCAGCTGAGAGAGGATGAGAGTGCCTGTCTACAAGCAGCAGAGGAGATGCCCAACGCCACCCTGG GCTGCCCCAGGACTTGGGATGGGCTGCTGTGCTGGCCGATGGCAGGATCCGGCGAGTGGGTCACCCTCCCCTGCCCTGATTTCTTCTCTCACTTCAGTTCAGAGTCAG GGGCTGTGAAGCGGGATTGTACCATCACTGGCTGGTCTGAGCCCTTTCCACCTTACCCTGTGGCCTGCCCTGTGCCTCTGGAGCTGCTGGCTGAGGAG GAATCTTACTTCTCCACAGTGAAGATTATCTACACCATGGGCCATAGCATCTCTATTGTAGCCCTCTTCGTGGCCATCACCATCCTGGTTGCTCTCAG GAGGCTCCACTGCCCCCGGAACTACGTCCACACCCAGCTGTTCACCACTTTTATCCTCAAGGCGGGTGCTGTGTTCCTGAAGGATGCTGCCCTTTTCCACAGCGATGACACTGACTACTGCAGCTTCTCTACT GTTCTATGCAAGGTCTCTGTGGCCGCCTCTCATTTTGCCACCATGACCAACTTCAGCTGGCTGTTGGCAGAAGCTGTCTACCTGACCTGCCTCCTGGCCTCCACCTCCCCCAGCTCAAGGAGAGCCTTCTGGTGGCTGGTTCTCGCTGGCTGGG GTCTGCCCGTGCTCTTTACTGGCACGTGGGTGGGCTGCAAACTGGCCTTCGAGGACATTGC gtgctgggaccTGGACAACAGCTCCCCCTACTGGTGGATCATCAAAGGGCCCATCGTTCTCTCAGTCGGG GTGAACTTTGGGCTTTTTCTCAATATTATCCGCATCCTGGTGAGGAAACTGGAGCCAGCTCAGGGCAGCCTCCATACCCAGTCTCAGTATTG GCGTCTCTCCAAGTCGACACTTTTCTTGATCCCACTCTTTGGAATTCACTACATCATCTTCAACTTCCTGCCAGACAATGCTGGCCTGGGCATCCGCCTCCCCCTGGAGCTGGGACTGGGTTCCTTCCAG GGCTTCATCGTGGCCATCCTCTACTGCTTCCTCAACCAAGAG GTGAGGACTGAGATCTCACGGAAGTGGCATGGCCATGACCCTGAGCTTCTGCCAGCCTGGAGGACCCGTGCTAAGTGGACCACGCCTTCCCGCTCGGCGGCAAAGGTGCTGACATCTATGTGCTAA
- the GHRHR gene encoding growth hormone-releasing hormone receptor isoform X2 has product MHPECDFITQLREDESACLQAAEEMPNATLGCPRTWDGLLCWPMAGSGEWVTLPCPDFFSHFSSESGAVKRDCTITGWSEPFPPYPVACPVPLELLAEEESYFSTVKIIYTMGHSISIVALFVAITILVALRRLHCPRNYVHTQLFTTFILKAGAVFLKDAALFHSDDTDYCSFSTVLCKVSVAASHFATMTNFSWLLAEAVYLTCLLASTSPSSRRAFWWLVLAGWGLPVLFTGTWVGCKLAFEDIACWDLDNSSPYWWIIKGPIVLSVGVNFGLFLNIIRILVRKLEPAQGSLHTQSQYWRLSKSTLFLIPLFGIHYIIFNFLPDNAGLGIRLPLELGLGSFQGFIVAILYCFLNQEVRTEISRKWHGHDPELLPAWRTRAKWTTPSRSAAKVLTSMC; this is encoded by the exons ATGCACCCAGAATGTGACTTCATCACCCAGCTGAGAGAGGATGAGAGTGCCTGTCTACAAGCAGCAGAGGAGATGCCCAACGCCACCCTGG GCTGCCCCAGGACTTGGGATGGGCTGCTGTGCTGGCCGATGGCAGGATCCGGCGAGTGGGTCACCCTCCCCTGCCCTGATTTCTTCTCTCACTTCAGTTCAGAGTCAG GGGCTGTGAAGCGGGATTGTACCATCACTGGCTGGTCTGAGCCCTTTCCACCTTACCCTGTGGCCTGCCCTGTGCCTCTGGAGCTGCTGGCTGAGGAG GAATCTTACTTCTCCACAGTGAAGATTATCTACACCATGGGCCATAGCATCTCTATTGTAGCCCTCTTCGTGGCCATCACCATCCTGGTTGCTCTCAG GAGGCTCCACTGCCCCCGGAACTACGTCCACACCCAGCTGTTCACCACTTTTATCCTCAAGGCGGGTGCTGTGTTCCTGAAGGATGCTGCCCTTTTCCACAGCGATGACACTGACTACTGCAGCTTCTCTACT GTTCTATGCAAGGTCTCTGTGGCCGCCTCTCATTTTGCCACCATGACCAACTTCAGCTGGCTGTTGGCAGAAGCTGTCTACCTGACCTGCCTCCTGGCCTCCACCTCCCCCAGCTCAAGGAGAGCCTTCTGGTGGCTGGTTCTCGCTGGCTGGG GTCTGCCCGTGCTCTTTACTGGCACGTGGGTGGGCTGCAAACTGGCCTTCGAGGACATTGC gtgctgggaccTGGACAACAGCTCCCCCTACTGGTGGATCATCAAAGGGCCCATCGTTCTCTCAGTCGGG GTGAACTTTGGGCTTTTTCTCAATATTATCCGCATCCTGGTGAGGAAACTGGAGCCAGCTCAGGGCAGCCTCCATACCCAGTCTCAGTATTG GCGTCTCTCCAAGTCGACACTTTTCTTGATCCCACTCTTTGGAATTCACTACATCATCTTCAACTTCCTGCCAGACAATGCTGGCCTGGGCATCCGCCTCCCCCTGGAGCTGGGACTGGGTTCCTTCCAG GGCTTCATCGTGGCCATCCTCTACTGCTTCCTCAACCAAGAG GTGAGGACTGAGATCTCACGGAAGTGGCATGGCCATGACCCTGAGCTTCTGCCAGCCTGGAGGACCCGTGCTAAGTGGACCACGCCTTCCCGCTCGGCGGCAAAGGTGCTGACATCTATGTGCTAA